The following are encoded in a window of Microcaecilia unicolor chromosome 7, aMicUni1.1, whole genome shotgun sequence genomic DNA:
- the CHIC1 gene encoding cysteine-rich hydrophobic domain-containing protein 1 has protein sequence MSVLLPNMADFDTIYELDEEEEEEVERVVSEERLLHYTPDPVVVRGAGHITVFGLSNKFDPEFPSVLTGKVAPEEFKTSIGRVNACLKKNLPVNVKWLLCGCLCCCCTLGCSLWPVVCLNKRTRRSIQKLLEWENNRLYHKLGLHWKLSKRKCETSNMMEYVILIEFLPKYPIFRPD, from the exons ATGAGCGTCCTGCTGCCCAACATGGCGGACTTCGACACAATCTATGAGCTGgacgaggaggaagaggaggaggtggagcgGGTGGTGAGCGAGGAGCGGCTGCTGCACTACACGCCGGACCCGGTAGTGGTGCGGGGCGCTGGACACATCACGGT gTTTGGCTTGAGCAACAAGTTTGACCCTGAATTTCCTTCTGTTCTGACAGGGAAG GTCGCTCCAGAAGAGTTTAAGACCAGTATTGGCCGCGTGAATGCATGTCTGAAAAAGAATCTCCCAGTCAATGTAAAATGGTTACTCTGCGGCTGCTTGTGTTGCTGCTGCACGTTGGGCTGCAGCCTGTGGCCTGTTGTTTGTCTAAACAAAAGA ACTAGAAGATCAATTCAGAAGCTGTTAGAATGGGAAAATAACAGATTATACCACAAG CTTGGTTTGCACTGGAAGTTGAGTAAAAGAAAATGTGAAACTAGCAATATGATGGAGTAT GTAATACTAATAGAATTCTTACCAAAATATCCTATATTTCGACCTGACTGA